In a genomic window of Quercus lobata isolate SW786 chromosome 4, ValleyOak3.0 Primary Assembly, whole genome shotgun sequence:
- the LOC115987775 gene encoding uncharacterized protein LOC115987775, translating into MPNSISTFKDLSAQFTSHFIGGHRYKKSTTCLMNIKQQEDETLRSYITRFNKEALSIDEVDDKILVAAFINELRKGKFLFSLYKDDPKTMSDVLYRATKYMNAEDALLAREEKPKKRETQEDIR; encoded by the coding sequence ATGCCCAATTCCATCAGTACCTTCAAAGACTTAAGTGCACAGTTCACTTCACACTTCATCGGGGGACACAGGTACAAGAAGTCCACTACATGTCTGATGAACATTAAGCAGCAGGAGGACGAGACACTGAGATCCTACATCACCCGCTTTAACAAAGAAGCCCTCTCGATCGATGAAGTAGATGATAAGATCCTCGTAGCTGCATTCATAAATGAACTACGTAAAGGTAAGTTCTTGTTCTCACTATACAAGGACGACCCAAAAACTATGTCAGATGTGCTGTACAGGGCAACTAAGTATATGAACGCAGAAGATGCATTGTTAGCTCGAGAAGAGAAGCCCAAGAAGAGAGAGACACAGGAAGACATACGGTAA